Sequence from the Pseudomonas sp. 7SR1 genome:
AGGGCCCGGCGCGCTGGCTGATGCCGACCCTGCAGAGCCTCGCCCTGAGTGCACTGCTGTGTGGCATGGCGCTGGGCGGGTGGTCCTTGTACCTGGTCCTGCCCCTGGCAATGGTGATTGTCTGGTTGCCGCGCCTGCGTTCGCGGCTGGCCACCACACCTGCGGCCGACACCGATGCCGACGCCCTGGCCGGGCTGACCCGCGACCTGTCCTATACCACCAGCCATAACGCCTTGTCGGCGGCGGGCGTAGCCTATTCGGTCAAGCAACTGGCCGGTAGAGTCCAGTCGCAACTCGATGCCGCGGCACAGATCGTCAGCAATGCCGAAGCGATGATCGCCACCGAACAAGCCACCTCGCAACTCAGCCAGCAGGCCCTGGGAGCCGCCAGCGAGGCCCATCGCAGCAGCGTGGCCGGGCGCAGCGAACTGGTGGAATCCATCAGCCGCATGCACCAGCTCAGCCAGCGCGCGAACGACAGTCGCGAGCTGATCGAGGCCTTGAGCGTACGCAGCGATGAAATCCAACGGGTCACCCTGGTGATCCAGTCCATCGCCAGCCAGACCAACCTGCTGGCACTGAACGCGGCCATCGAGGCGGCACGGGCCGGTGAGCATGGCCGTGGCTTCGCGGTGGTCGCCGACGAAGTCCGTGGCCTGGCTGGCCGCACTGCCGCCGCGACCGGCGAGGTCGGGGTCATGGTGGCGGATATCCAGCAACGCACCGCCCAGGTGGTCGAGCAGATCCGCCAGTTGGCCGGTGACCTGGACAGCGGCGTCCAGCAGGTCGAGCACACCGGACAGCACTTGGAGAACATCGCCCGGCTGGCCGCCGGTGTCGAGAATCAGGTCAGTGCCATCGCCCAAGGCACCGACACCAACCGCGAGCAGCTCGACAGCCTGTTCCATGCCATCGAGCAGATGCGCAGCGACCTGTCCGTCAGCGACCAGCAGACCCAGCGTCTGGCCGAGGCGGCCGTGCAGATGGAAGGCCAGGCCGAGACCATCAGCGAGCGTCTGGCCGAGGTTGGCCTGGACGATTATCACCAGCGCATCTACGACCTGGCCCGGGAAGGGGCGCGCCAGATCGCCGCGCAGTTCGAGGAGGATGTCGACCAGGGGCGGATCAGCCTGGACGACCTGTTCGACCGTAGCTACCAGCCCATCCCCAATACCCAACCGGCCAAGTACCAGACCCGTTTCGACCGTTACACCGACCAGGTCCTGCCGGCCATCCAGGAACCCTTGCTGGCCCGGCACGAGGGCCTGGTCTTCGCAATCGCCTGCACCCAACAGGGTTATGTGCCGACCCATAACAAGGTCTTCAGCCAGCCGCTGACCGGCGATCCCCAGGTGGACACGCTGAACAACCGCACCAAACGCAAGTTTTCCGATCGTACCGGGATCCGCTGCGGCAGCCACCAGCAGCCGGTACTGTTGCAGACCTACACCCGTGATACCGGCGAACTGATGCACGACTTGTCCGTGCCGATCATGATCAAGGGGCGTCACTGGGGTGGACTGCGACTGGGGTATAAACCCGAGAAGCCGCGCTAGGCGCTGTACGAAAGCCTTGATACTCGTTCATGCTGCGTTGAAAGCAGCCGCGCCTGGCCTTCGTTTCAGGACGCTGGTACAGAGCCCGGGCGGAGTAAGGAAGTGGGAGCACGTTCGCTCCCACGGAGCGCTTCATTCAGTTGGCGTCGTGACTATTTGCCGTCATGCAGGCGCACGTTCAGTTGGTCCACCAGCACGGCCTCTTCGCCATCGGCCAGCAACCACTCCCTGAGCAGGTCTTTCTGTTGATCCGACCAGAAGTCGGCTTCCACCAGCTTGGTCTCCGGCGCCAGCGGATGCGCCATGATGAAATCGTCTATGGCTTTGCCGTCCGAGGGCAGGCCCAGTTGATCGAACAGGGTCGAAAGTTCGTGAGAGGGCTGTTCCATGGGATTCTCCTTTGGGCGTGCGCCGGGATGGCGCTGGGTTGCACTCCTTTATCTGAGGCAAGCGGGCGCCAGGAGTTCTATCGCTTGTGTCCCGATGTTCAAGCGCTCTGTTCGAGGTACCTGGCCAGGTAGCAGGCTTCGTTATGATCAGCGCGGAAACCTCTTACACGTCCGGTTGATGTTTCTTCAATATGGAAAAAACACTTGCCGGCCAGGACGACCCGATAACGCGGTTGAAACAGGCCAACCTTGAGGTCATCGGCCCCGCCTAGGGGCTCATGGGGGGCGAGGTTGCGAGGCGTGGCGGGTTGGATCGGGGTTGTGAAGGCGTCCATGTGAATTCCTTTTCTATGGCTTACCGACGAATTGCCGGGTATTTCAAGTAGTCTCCGTGCCCACGGCTGCTCTAGAATCGGCAGCACCGTATGGACGGTGGTGCCTATCTAAAGCAATTTTTTTCAGGCTCGATGTCAGAAAAATGCTTTTTTAAGTCTGAAATTTCCCTAAAGTTAGTAGTCCGACCTTTTCCGATGTGCAGAGTGGAGATTTCCTTCAGCCCCTGACGCTCCTTGGGAAAGGCGGCGAGAGTGGCAATCCTTTAGTCTTCTCTCGCCCTGGGACAGGGTACGCCGTTCACTTCGAATTTCAGTGACAGGTCCATTGCGACGATACAGTCGGCACGGGTTCTTGTGGTCCGTCCGTTGTGTGGAACGGACCATTTTCAAAGATGGGGATGTTTCCTTGGCAGTAAGTAATCTCGACATGCATGCGTTATTTGTACTGGGTGACCTTCGGGCAAAACTGGTCAAACTCTTTCAGTCGCGTTTCGTCTACATCACCGAGCAGACCGCCGAAGGTATCTATGTCGCCGAAATCGATACCGAATCGGCCCTGGTGGTCGATGACAAGCAAAGGCTCGAGCTCAAGGTCGGTGATCATTTTCGCGCGGCGGTGTTGCCAAGCCGTGAAGGCGGCAAGTTTGAAATCAGGTTTCGCGAGATCAAGCTCACGGTCTATGGACTTGGCGACTATGCGTTTGTAACGACGCCGGGGGGCGAGGCGATCCTGTTCAAGGAAGGCCATAGCGTGGTCACCGTGTTCGCGGCGCACGAACAACTGCAGGAAGGCTTGACCAAGACCCTGAAGGCCGTCACCGCCAAAGCCGCGAAGTGGCGCAAGGGTGAACTCGTGACATTCAAGGCCAGTGAATGACAGATGCAAGGCCGGTGAAAAAATGTAGGAAGCGGGGCTGCGCAAGTTCCCAACTTCCACGCCGGTAACAGTTTTCACAAGATCTCGCTGGAACCTCGGCTACAGTCAGTTGACTGAACTATTCACACGCTTGCGTTCGGTTACGCAGGATCGTTCAGCTATCGCTGTGTCTGGCATGAGGTGCAATGCATGAAACGAGTTCGACAGTGGCTGGCTGCCTGGGCCACCTTCGCTGTGTTGGTTTCACCACTCCCGGCATCGGCCGCATCCGCGCCGATCCACTTCGCCGACTTGAACTGGGAAAGTGGCAGCCTGATCACCGATATCCTGCGGATCATCGTGGAGAAGGGCTACGGCCTGAAAACCGATACATTGCCGGGCACCACCATTACCCTGGAAACCGCCCTGGCCAACAACGACATCCAGGTGATCGGGGAAGAATGGGCCGGACGCAGTCCTGTGTGGGTCAAGGCCGAGGCCGAAGGCAAGGTGGTCGCCTTGGGCGATACGGTCAAAGGCGCGACCGAAGGCTGGTGGGTACCCGAGTACGTCATCAAGGGCGACCCGGCCAAGGGTATCAAGCCCCTGGCGCCGGACCTGCGCAGCGTCAGCGACCTGGCGCGATACAAACATGTGTTCAAGGATCCGGAGAGTCCGGACAAGGGGCGTTTCCTCAACAGCCCCATCGGCTGGACTTCCGAGGTGGTCAACAAACAGAAGCTCAAGGCCTATGGCCTGGCCGACAGTTTCGTCAACTTCCGCAGCGGTTCCGGTGCGGCGCTGGATGCGGAGATCACGTCCTCGATTCGCCGAGGCAAGCCGATCCTGTTCTATTACTGGTCGCCCACGCCCCTGCTTGGAAAGTTCAAGCTGGTGCAGCTGGAGGAGCCGCCATTCGATGCCGAGGCCTGGAAAACCCTGACCGATGCCGACAACCCCAATCCCAGGCCGACCCGCTCCCTGGCCTCGAAACTGTCCATCGGCGTATCGACCCCGTTCCAGAAACAGTATCCGGACATCGCCGAGTTCTTCAGCAAGGTCGACCTGCCCATCGATCCGTTGAACAAGGCCCTGGCGGACATGAGCGAAAAACGCATGCCCCCGCGCGAAGCCGCCGAGGCTTTCCTCAAGGCCCATCCACAGGTCTGGCAGGCCTGGCTGCCCAAGGATGTGGCGGACAAGGTGGCGGCGGGGCTGTAGGCATTCGCCTGGCGGCGGGTTGAACTCTTGATCCTGAGCAATGAGGGTTTCGCGCGAAGCTGGCAATCTGCGCCGGTCCAGCGAAATATCAAATTCGAGCTAGGATGAATGTTCAACCTTTTCCAGGAGACTGGCGAATGACGCTGTTATTGGCTCGGTCGCTGGTCGCGGTTTTCGCGGCCATCAGCTTGATCCATATGTATTGGGCCCTGGGCGGACGCTGGGCCGCCCTGGCGGTGGTGCCCCAGGTGCCGGTGCAGCACGGACAGGCGCTGCGCCCGGCGTTCGATCCATCGGGCTGGTTGACGCTGCTGGTCGCCCTGGGGCTGCTGTTGATCGCGCTGCTGGTAAGCCTGCGGGTCGGTCTGCTGGCGCCGCCGGTCACTCATCGGGCGCTCCAGTGGCTGATCAGCGCGATCGCCTTGCTGATGTTCGCCCGGGCCATTGGCGAGTCGAACCTGGTGGGCTTCTTCAAGGAGGTCAAGGATTCGACGTTCGCCAGGCTCGACACCTGGATCTACTCGCCCTTGTGCGTCGTGCTCGGGGCCGGGTTGTTGACGGTGGCCTGGGCCTGAGTCGGGTCACCGGCTAACTGTCGGATCCTGTCCGCCTGCTGCTCACTTCCGCCGGCACATCATCCCCGGCCATGCGCTTGCGGAACAACGCCGCCCGGGCCAGCAGCAGGGTGGTCACCGGTACGGTGATCGACAGCAGGATCGGGATCAGCCAGGCATGCAGCACCGGCCCGGACTTGAGCGCCGAGAAATACAGGATCGAGGCCAGTGCCACGCACCAGGCGCCCAGGGTCGAAGCCAGCGCCGGAGGATGCATGCGCTGGAAATAATCCTTGAGCCGCACCAGGCCAACGGCTCCGACCAGGGCGAACAGGCTGCTGAGCACCAGCAGGATCGCCACTGCGGCTTCGACCCACATCGACAATTGGCCATTCATTCGATCACCTCCCCACGCAGCAGGAACTTGGCCAGGGCGAACGAACCGACAAAGCCGAACAGGGCGATCAGCAACGCCGCTTCGAAGTAGGTGTCGCTGGCATAACGAATGCCCAGCACCAGCATCATCAGCATCGCAATGATGTAGAGATAATCCAGGGCCAGTACCCGATCCTGTGCCGATGGGCCCTTGAACAGTCGCACCAGGGTCAGCACCATCGCCAGGGAGAACAGGAAAAGACTCAACAGGATCGAGTTGGACAGGAACGGGCTCATTGGAAAATCTCCATCAAGGGGCGCTCATAGGTGGCCTTGAAGTGGGCGATGAACGACGCTTCGTCTTGCAGATCGAACACGTGCATCAGCAGGATGCTGCGGTCCAGTGCCAGTTCCGACCAGACTGTCCCGGGGATGACCGTGGTGATCATCGACAGCGCGGCCAGGCCATTGGCGTCATGCAGATCCAGCGGCACCTTGACGAAGCACGAGCGAGGTGGGCGCCGTCCGGCGTTCAGCACGCTCCAGGCCACTGCCAGGTTGGACAGCAGCACGTCGCGGCCCACCAGCAGGAACAGCCGAAGCACCGTGCCGGGGCGTCGGATACGAATGGGCCGCGGGCGCAGCGGACGCATCATCAGCGGCGCGAGAAAGCCCAGCGCCGCCCCCAGCAGCAGATGGCCGGGGCTGACCGTCAGGTTCAACGCCAGCCACAGTCCCCAGAGTGCCAGGGACAGCCAGGGTGCGGGAAACAGGCGTTTCATGGCTGCACCTCCCGTGACGCCGTGCTGGCGTCGGGGCTGGGAATGGCGCGGGTGGAAAGCACCGACATCACATAATGTTCCGGATTGTTCAGTGCCTGGGCAGCCTCCTGGGTGTAGCGCAACAGCGCCTCGGCCTTGAAGGTCAGTCCGATTCCCAGGCCCAGCAGAACGATGATCGGCAGGCATTCGAACGGCCTCAGCAACGGCGATGGCCGCTCCTTGGGCGTCCAGAAGCGCTGGATCCCCAGGCGCGAGAAGGCGACCAGCGAGGCCAGGCCGGACAGGATCAGCAAGGCCAGCAGCCCCCATGCCTGATACGAGATGGGGCCGCCACTGGTTCCAAGACCCTGGGGATTGAGCAGTGCGTTCAACAGGCCCAGCTTGCCGATGAAGCCCGACAGCGGCGGCATGCCCACCACCAGCAAGGTACACGCGATGAAACTCAAACCGAGGAACGCCAGGGTCCAGGGTATCACTTGCCCGACCACGGCCTTCTGTTCGTCATCGAGGTTGGTGCCCTTGGGCGGTTGCAGGGATTCCAGCGGCCGAGGCAACGTATCGAACTCGTCTTCCAGGGGCAGTTCGTTGGCCGAACGCGAGCGTTCGATCAGTTCGGCCAGCAGGAACAGCGCACAAAGCGCCAGGGTCGAGCTCACCAGGTAGAACAGCGCCGCGCCCACCAGGTTGGGCTGGGCGAACCCGATGGCCGACAGCAGGATGCCGGCCGATACCAGGATGCTCAGGCTGGCCATGCGCTCCAGCCGCTGGGCCGCGAGGATGGCGATGGCCGCGCAAACGATGGTGGCCATGCCTGCGTAGATCAGCCAGTCGCCGCCGAAATAGGCCGAGGCACCGGCCTGGCCGGAGAACAGCAGTGTCCACAGGCGAAGCAGGGTGTAGATGCCCACCTTGGTCATGATCGCGAACAGTGCCGCCACCGGAGCGCTGGCGGCACTGTAGGCCGGCACCAGCCAGAAGTTCAGCGGCCACATGCCGGCCTTGGCCAGGAACGCCACGGCCAGGATCGCCGCGCCGGCATGCAGCAGGCCTCGATCGGCTTCCGGTACCAGCGGTACTTTCAGGGCCAGGTCGGCCATGTTCAGGGTGCCGGTGACGCCATAGATCAGCGCCGCACCGATCAGGAACAGCGAGGAGGCCAGCAGGTTGATGGAAATGTAATGCAGCCCCGACGACACCCGTGCCCGTCCCGAGCCGTGCAGGAGCAAACCGTAGGACGCGGCCAGCAGCACTTCGAAGAACACGAACAGGTTGAACAGGTCCGCCGTGAGGAAGGCGCCGTAGAGGCCCATCAGCTGGATCTGGAACAGCGCGTGGAAGCTTGCGCCAGCGCCGTGCCAGCGGGCCGTGGCGAACAGCAGGGTGCATACGCCGATGATGCCGGTCAGCACCAGCATCAGGGCCGACAGCCGATCGACCACCAACACGATACCGAAGGGCGCCTGCCAGTTGCCCGGCAGGTACACGCCGATGGAGGCGGGCAGGGCCTGGTCCTGGGTCCAGCCCAGCAACAGCACGGCGATACCCAGGCCCAGGAGGCTGGAGAACAGGTTGATCCGGGCCTTGAGCGGGCGATGCTTCTCGCCCAGCATCAGCATCAATGCGGCGGTCAGCAGCGGCAGCAGGATGGGGGCGGCGATCAGGTGAGGCGTCAACATCATTCCCTGGGCTCCCGGCCGTCCACATGGTCGGTGCCGGTCAGGCCCCGGGAAGCCAGCAACACCACCAGGAACAGCGCAGTCATGGCGAAACTGATCACGATGGCGGTCAGCACCAGGGCCTGGGGCAACGGGTCGGTGTAGTGCAACAGGTTCTGGGGCACGCCGTCCTTGATGATCGGCTCCTTGCCGATGAACAGGCTGCCCATGCTGAAGATGAACAGGTTGACGCCATAGGAGAGCAGGCACAGCCCCATGACCACCTGGAAGGTCCGGGGCCGCAATACCAGCCAGACTCCGGAGGCGGCCAATACGCCGATTGCGATTGCGATGACTTCTTCCATCAGGCGGCTCCTGTTCCGGTGTGTGCCACGGGCTTGGGCTGCAGGCCCGGTTTATGGGCCCGCACCGACTGGTGGGCCAGGGCAGTGAGAATCAACAGGGTCGAACCGACCACCACGGCATACACGCCGATGTCGAAGAACAGGGCACTGGCCAGGTGGATATCCCCCAGCAGCGGCAGTTCGAAGTGCCAGGTGTGGGTGGTCAGGAAGGGGTAGCCGACCAGCATCGCCCCAAGGCCGGTGGTCGTGGCGAACAGCAGCCCGGTGCCCATCCAGCGCAATGGCCGCAGGCTCATCTGGGCCTCGACCCACTGGGTGCCGGCCACCATGTACTGCAGGATGAACGCCACCGACATCACCAACCCGGCGACGAAGCCACCTCCCGGCTGGTTGTGGCCGCGCATGAACAGGTAGAACGACACCACCAGGGCAATCGGCAGCAGCAGGCGCACCAGCACCGACGGCACCATCATGAAGCCCAGCGCGGTGTCGCTGGCATGCCGTGGGTTGACCAGGTCGGTGACCACGTCCGGCGCCAGCAGGCGCTGTTGCGCCGGCAACTGCATGCTTTCCTTCGGTGGTCGGAACCGCCGTAGCAGCGCGAATACGGCCAGG
This genomic interval carries:
- a CDS encoding methyl-accepting chemotaxis protein, translated to MIATEQATSQLSQQALGAASEAHRSSVAGRSELVESISRMHQLSQRANDSRELIEALSVRSDEIQRVTLVIQSIASQTNLLALNAAIEAARAGEHGRGFAVVADEVRGLAGRTAAATGEVGVMVADIQQRTAQVVEQIRQLAGDLDSGVQQVEHTGQHLENIARLAAGVENQVSAIAQGTDTNREQLDSLFHAIEQMRSDLSVSDQQTQRLAEAAVQMEGQAETISERLAEVGLDDYHQRIYDLAREGARQIAAQFEEDVDQGRISLDDLFDRSYQPIPNTQPAKYQTRFDRYTDQVLPAIQEPLLARHEGLVFAIACTQQGYVPTHNKVFSQPLTGDPQVDTLNNRTKRKFSDRTGIRCGSHQQPVLLQTYTRDTGELMHDLSVPIMIKGRHWGGLRLGYKPEKPR
- a CDS encoding DUF2789 family protein; the protein is MEQPSHELSTLFDQLGLPSDGKAIDDFIMAHPLAPETKLVEADFWSDQQKDLLREWLLADGEEAVLVDQLNVRLHDGK
- a CDS encoding ABC transporter substrate-binding protein; protein product: MKRVRQWLAAWATFAVLVSPLPASAASAPIHFADLNWESGSLITDILRIIVEKGYGLKTDTLPGTTITLETALANNDIQVIGEEWAGRSPVWVKAEAEGKVVALGDTVKGATEGWWVPEYVIKGDPAKGIKPLAPDLRSVSDLARYKHVFKDPESPDKGRFLNSPIGWTSEVVNKQKLKAYGLADSFVNFRSGSGAALDAEITSSIRRGKPILFYYWSPTPLLGKFKLVQLEEPPFDAEAWKTLTDADNPNPRPTRSLASKLSIGVSTPFQKQYPDIAEFFSKVDLPIDPLNKALADMSEKRMPPREAAEAFLKAHPQVWQAWLPKDVADKVAAGL
- a CDS encoding DUF3995 domain-containing protein gives rise to the protein MTLLLARSLVAVFAAISLIHMYWALGGRWAALAVVPQVPVQHGQALRPAFDPSGWLTLLVALGLLLIALLVSLRVGLLAPPVTHRALQWLISAIALLMFARAIGESNLVGFFKEVKDSTFARLDTWIYSPLCVVLGAGLLTVAWA
- a CDS encoding Na+/H+ antiporter subunit G — its product is MNGQLSMWVEAAVAILLVLSSLFALVGAVGLVRLKDYFQRMHPPALASTLGAWCVALASILYFSALKSGPVLHAWLIPILLSITVPVTTLLLARAALFRKRMAGDDVPAEVSSRRTGSDS
- a CDS encoding K+/H+ antiporter subunit F; amino-acid sequence: MSPFLSNSILLSLFLFSLAMVLTLVRLFKGPSAQDRVLALDYLYIIAMLMMLVLGIRYASDTYFEAALLIALFGFVGSFALAKFLLRGEVIE
- a CDS encoding Na+/H+ antiporter subunit E is translated as MKRLFPAPWLSLALWGLWLALNLTVSPGHLLLGAALGFLAPLMMRPLRPRPIRIRRPGTVLRLFLLVGRDVLLSNLAVAWSVLNAGRRPPRSCFVKVPLDLHDANGLAALSMITTVIPGTVWSELALDRSILLMHVFDLQDEASFIAHFKATYERPLMEIFQ
- a CDS encoding monovalent cation/H+ antiporter subunit D yields the protein MMLTPHLIAAPILLPLLTAALMLMLGEKHRPLKARINLFSSLLGLGIAVLLLGWTQDQALPASIGVYLPGNWQAPFGIVLVVDRLSALMLVLTGIIGVCTLLFATARWHGAGASFHALFQIQLMGLYGAFLTADLFNLFVFFEVLLAASYGLLLHGSGRARVSSGLHYISINLLASSLFLIGAALIYGVTGTLNMADLALKVPLVPEADRGLLHAGAAILAVAFLAKAGMWPLNFWLVPAYSAASAPVAALFAIMTKVGIYTLLRLWTLLFSGQAGASAYFGGDWLIYAGMATIVCAAIAILAAQRLERMASLSILVSAGILLSAIGFAQPNLVGAALFYLVSSTLALCALFLLAELIERSRSANELPLEDEFDTLPRPLESLQPPKGTNLDDEQKAVVGQVIPWTLAFLGLSFIACTLLVVGMPPLSGFIGKLGLLNALLNPQGLGTSGGPISYQAWGLLALLILSGLASLVAFSRLGIQRFWTPKERPSPLLRPFECLPIIVLLGLGIGLTFKAEALLRYTQEAAQALNNPEHYVMSVLSTRAIPSPDASTASREVQP
- a CDS encoding Na+/H+ antiporter subunit C, giving the protein MEEVIAIAIGVLAASGVWLVLRPRTFQVVMGLCLLSYGVNLFIFSMGSLFIGKEPIIKDGVPQNLLHYTDPLPQALVLTAIVISFAMTALFLVVLLASRGLTGTDHVDGREPRE